A segment of the Symmachiella macrocystis genome:
GAATGGATGCCGCGCGACAAAGCCCGTGGCGACGTGCTACTCTCACGAATTCGTTGGGCCAAGCCAAACCGGTTGATTTAATGCAGAGTGATGTTGGTATGCTGTTGTGATGGGCCGACGATCATCTGACCTGCTCCCAGAATTGCATGAAAGCCTCAACCGTCCATCGATGGGACAGGAGACAGATAATTACGAAATGGCGGACGCGGAGACAAACTGGAATCGAACATGAAGCAAGAACACGCTGATTCCTTTCTCAAGATGTTTAGGAACGGCGACCTCGATCAAGCCAAGGCATTAGTCCATCGCCACCCCGAGCTTGCCAGCCATAAAAGTGGCGTCGGGTATCCATTGCTACACGCATTCGTCAATGGCAATGGTGGCCATAGTTTCAAGCGCGCACACTTGCTCATCGCTGACTTGTTGATTCCCGCCCGGGTCCGCGACTTCCGCGATGCAGTACTTAAGGATCGGATCGATGAGGTCCGCAATCAACTTCTTGCAGATCCGCATCTGGCGAGTGCCGAATTCACTGCTGGTCGTGGAATAGCCCAGGCAATTCACTACTGGCGGTCTGTAGTTGTTGGGAAGCTACTCTTGGACGCAGGCGCGAATATCGATGTATTGACGACTGTACATGAGACTCCGCTCGTATTGCAGTTGAGATTCGGCACGGTAGAGGGCGTACGATTTCTGCTGGATAGGGGCGGTGACCCAAATCGAGGTTCACTCAAACACATGCCCAGCGACACGATGAGCGAGCGAATTGAACTGCTTCTCGATCATGATTGGAACATCAACGAAAGACCTGATACACGAACGTTGCTGCATCACGATGCCAACCACGGACACGGAGCACGGGTTCGGAAGCTGCTGAGCTACGGAGCGAACCCGAACATCAAAGACGCTGCTGGTCGAACGGCGCTACATTTGATCTCCGCGAGAGGCGTCGGAGGGGAGACAATCCGTGCATTGGTCAAGGCCGGCGCGGACTTGAACGCACGAGATAACGAAGATATTACACCGCTTGTTCTCGCACGATCGGCAAAACGCCAAGCAGCGACAAAGAAACTCATCGCCCTGGGAGCGGAAGTCTAAAACTCTGAGCATGCTATTGGGGTATAACTTGGGCCAGCGGCCTCTCTTGTCTCAGTGCCTTTCATCAACGCATGCCACGTGCACCCCCTTCGACAACCGACTGGATTTCCACCAGGACTCGCCGTCCAGGTTTATTAGACTCGCCGGCTTTCCAACGGATTGTGACACAATCCATGTTTGTGTGATCCGTGGCAGGGGACTATCGTCACTTGCTATTCACAGCGAACGAAGCTTTTGAGAACTGATTTTATAACTTAGGGAACAGTTAATTGACCAGTTTGCGGACCGGCTTCAGTTCCTGACCTTATCCGGTCTGTCTGGCTTGACCGTAGTTTACAGCCCATAGTCGACGGCATATAATCGACAGCATGTACGGATACCTCATGCCAGCTTCGGGGGGCCGTTCGGTCGCGCTGAATAAGCAGCGACTGTTTATGGGCCGCGAGAAAAAGAGCGCCTCAGCGGGACGTCTCTCGCAGGAGAATGCGTATTGCCTGTTGGAGTTGATCGACGGTTGGTGGTTTATCGACGATCTCCGCAGCCCTGGGGGATTGAAGATCAATGGCCGCATCTGCAAACGGCAACGCCTGATGCCTGGTGACGAGATTGCCATCGGCAAACATCGTTATCGCATCAGCTTCGAGGCCCCCAAGCATAACCTCGGCATAAGAGGCTCCGTAGCTGCGAAGCGGAGTGGCACGCAGGGGAAGGAGTCACGCAAGCCAGTCATGGCCGGGCCGCTGGGGC
Coding sequences within it:
- a CDS encoding ankyrin repeat domain-containing protein, whose amino-acid sequence is MKQEHADSFLKMFRNGDLDQAKALVHRHPELASHKSGVGYPLLHAFVNGNGGHSFKRAHLLIADLLIPARVRDFRDAVLKDRIDEVRNQLLADPHLASAEFTAGRGIAQAIHYWRSVVVGKLLLDAGANIDVLTTVHETPLVLQLRFGTVEGVRFLLDRGGDPNRGSLKHMPSDTMSERIELLLDHDWNINERPDTRTLLHHDANHGHGARVRKLLSYGANPNIKDAAGRTALHLISARGVGGETIRALVKAGADLNARDNEDITPLVLARSAKRQAATKKLIALGAEV